The DNA region ATTGGGGACTATCTGACGCATTTAGGAAATGGGTAGAGGAATGCAATCGGTTTCTGAATTCGCTGGTCGACCGAATCGTGACGGGATATCCCGACAATGCGCCGGAATATTTTCGCGAGTGGGGCTTTGAAGACCGGCTGCTTAATACGGCAGAGCCCTATTACTTCTGGGCGATTGAAGGGGATCCTTCCCTGGACGAGAGGCTCCCGCTGAAAGCGGCGGGACTGCAGGTGGAATGGGTACCGGACTTGACCCCGTATCAGATCCGCAAGGTGCGGATTCTGAACGGAACCCATACATTAATGGCGCTGATCGGCCTGCTTCACGGCTTGGCCGAGGTCAGGGAGGCGGCAGAGCACCCGGTATGGGGAACGCGGATTCGGGAAGCCATGCTGAACGAAATCGTCCCGCTGGTTCCGCTGCCTTCAGAATCTGCGAGACGGTATGCCGATGCGGTTTGGGAGCGGTTTCTTAACCCTTTTATCCGGCACAAGCTGGGCGACATTGCCATGAACAGCGTATCAAAATTCAAAGTGCGACTGCTCCCCGGCCTGAAGAGCTATGCGGATCAGTACGGCAAGCTCCCTGACGTAATCACCCTGACGCTGTCTTCGCTAATCAGGCTCTATCAGCCGTATAGGATGGAAGATCAGTGGCATGGGACCCGTTTGGATGGGAAGCCTGTGCCGCTTCGGGACGATCCGGACGCACTAGCGTTTCTCCATGACGTGTGGCAGAAGGAGCTCCGCGGGGAATGGAGCCGGCTCGAGCGGGTGAACGCCATCTTGGGCTCGGAGCTGCTGTGGGGCGAGAAGCTGAACGATTTTCCGGGACTGGTAGAGAGTGTGCATCGAAATCTTCAGGAAATGGAGCGTAAGCAATCATGACCGATATAATCATCCTTCACCCCAAAGATGATGTAGGCGTTGCGCTCCGCCCTTTAAAGGCAGGAGCACACGCCGCAGTCACGATCAATGGAAAAGAGCATGCCATCGAGTTAGCCGAGGATGTGCCGAAGGGCCATAAAGTGGCGCTGCGGGTCATTGAGAAAGACCGCTCGGTCATGAAATTCGGCTATTCCATCGGCAAGGCATCGCAGCTGATTTTACCGGGTGCGTGGGTCCATACGCATAATTTAAAGACGGGACTTGCCGGCGAGGTCGAGTACCAATACACGCCGGGCAGTGCGACCGCTCCGTCCTTCGCTGCGGCGGGCAATCCGGCTGATGGAGAGCGGACATTCCAGGGCTATTTGCGCAGGAATGGCGAGGCCGGCATCCGCAACGAAATATGGATCATTAATACCGTCGGCTGCATCAATAAAACCTGCGAGCAGCTCGCCCGGCTGGCAGACCAGCAGTTTCGCGGAAGGGGAATTGACGGGGTTTACCATTTCCCGCATCCGTACGGTTGTTCCCAGCTCGGGGACGATCTGGCCCATACCCAGCGCCTTCTTGCTTCCTTGGCGCGGCACGGCAATGCCGCAGGGGTGCTGATCGTCGGACTTGGCTGCGAGAACAATCAAATTGACCAGATGAAGGCGTTGATCGGTGAAGACGAGCCGGACAGAGTCCGGTATCTGCGTGCGCAGGATGTAGAAGACGAGCTTGCATCCGGGCTGGCGATGATCGAGGAGCTTGTCCGTTATGCAGAGGGCTATCAACGTTCCGAGCTTCCGCTGTCGCTGCTGAAGATCGGTCTTAAATGCGGCGGTTCCGACGGGCTTTCCGGCATTACCGCGAATCCCCTTGCCGGCCGGATCGCGGATTGGGTAACGGCTGCTGGAGGGACTGCGCTGCTGACGGAAGTGCCCGAAATGTTCGGCGCGGAGACGATCCTGATGGAACGGGCGGAAAATGAGCAGGTATTCCAAGAGATAACGTCGCTCATTAATGATTTCAAGCAGTACTTCATTTCCCATGGCCAGCAAATCTATGAAAATCCTTCGCCCGGTAACAAAGACGGCGGCATAACCACGTTGGAGGAAAAATCGCTGGGATGCACGCAGAAGGGGGGAACGGCCATCGTTTCGGCAGTCCTGCCATATGGCGAAAGGTCAAGCCGCCCGGGATTGAACCTGATTCAGGCTCCAGGCAATGACTTGGTGTCCGTTACGGCGCTTGCAGCGGCAGGAGCGCATCTCGTGCTCTTCACGACGGGCAGAGGAACGCCGTTCGGCGGGCCTGTGCCAACGGTCAAAATATCGACGAATTCGGAGCTCGCCGCCCGTAAGCCCCACTGGATCGATTTCAATGCGGGAACATTGGTGGAAGGGGCCCGTATGGAGGAGCTGGAGGAGGCATTGGCCGACCAGATTCTCCAGCTGGCTTCGGGCGTGCGGCAGACACATAATGAAATTGGCGGCTTCCGGGAAATCTCCATCTTCAAGGATGGCGTTATCCTGTAAACCGATGTTCTGATGTTCAGCTCAAGCAGATCATTTAAAGAGCGAGTTCAAAAAGTCGGTTTATCAGCAATGAAGCTTATGCATCAGCCCGGCTGATTTTCAAGAGTCGATGCCGGGTCACTTGGATTCACTTCATGATCCAAGATGACTTTTTTGAACAACCTCTTAAAGGAGGAAGTTAAGATGTCTAATCATACGCAGCAAAAAGCGCCTGCAGACATAACACCACTCCGGCTTGGCATCGAGGCCTGCCGTTCCATCATGGAGACCTTCTCCCCTGAGGAGCTCCCGCCTGCCGGGAGATGGCACTATCACCAAGGCGTGTTTCTGACGGGAATGTTCCAGCTCTGGAAAAGATGCGGAGAACCGCGATATTTAGAATATATTAAAGGCTATGTCGATCATCTGGTCGATACGAACGGGAATGTGCTGCTGGAGCGCGGCGAGCTGGATTCCGTTCAGGCCGGCTTGCTGCTGCTGGAGCTGGATGCGATCAAGCCCGAGCGAAAATACAGGGCAGCGGCGGATAAGCTGCTGCGCCTGCAGTCCGCCTTAAACCGGACGACCGAGGGGGGATATTGGCATAAGGACCGGTATCCTTACCAGATGTGGCTTGACGGGCTGTACATGGGCGGCGTGTTTACGATGAAATACGGGCAGCAATACGGACAGCCGTATTTGTACGATGAAGTGCTGAACCAGGAGCAGCTGATGCGTAAAAATACGCGGAATGAGGCAAGCGGCCTGTATTATCATGCATGGGACGAGAGCAGGCATATGCCGTGGGCCGATCCGGCCACAGGCCAATCCCCCGAATATTGGGGGCGTTCCGTGGGATGGTATGCGCTATCGCTTGTCGAATTTCTTGATATGCTTCCTGAAGACCATGCGGGAAGCGCTGCGCTTGTCCCGGTGCTGCGCGACTTATGCAGCGCTCTCGTGGCCTGCCAGGATCGGGCGACCGGAATGTGGTATCAGGTGCTGGATAAAGGAGAGGAGCCGGATAATTGGCTGGAGACGTCCTGCTCAAGCCTCTTTGTATACACGCTGGCGAAGGGCGTGCGGCTCGGCCATCTGGAGCCTTCGTTCCTGGAGCATGCACGGCGGGGTTACCAGGGATTGGTCGATGCGGTATACTACAATGAACGAGGCCAGCTAATCATGCCTGATATATGTATCGGGACCGGTGTAGGCGATTACCGGCATTACGTGCAGAGGGACCGCTGCGAGAATGACCTTCACGGGGTAGGCGCGCTTGTGATGGCTTGCGTTGAGCTGGATCAAAGCGAATCGCTGCATGTTTAATTGCAATAGTTCCAAGATTTGCGATATGCCAAATATTTGCGGTACAAAAGGGGTGTCCGTGAAGATCATCTGATCTTACGGGCCCCTTTTTTTCGCTTAATGCCGCCGGCTGCGCGAACCGTTCCTCACACGGATTCTGCAACGTGCTCTAGGCTCATCAGGTGCATAGGAACATGGCAGGCTTGTCATAATATACGTTAGCGAGGCTTGTTAAACCATAAGAGAAAGGTAGAGCAGCATGAAAAACTCGAGAATCTTGATTATGATAAGCACGGCGCTTCTGTTATCAGGAACGGTATTCGCGCAAGGCACCCTTCATGCAGACGACAATCCGGCAGTACAGGATGCGATACCCACTTTCAGCCAGCAAACGATCAAATTCGGTTCCTATGGCGAGGATGTATATGAGCTGCAGGGCCGTCTAAAGCATTTGGGCTTCTATTACGGGAAAATCGACAGCGTATTCGGCTCCAAAACATTGGGAGCTGTGAAATGGTTCCAATCCGAATTCGGGATGAAGGTTGACGGCATCGTCGGACCGAAGGTGAAGCTGAAGCTGTACAATGCGACGAAGGATTTCAAGCCGACCGAGCCGAAGCTTCATGAAGGGGGCGGCGGCGCCGGAGCCGGCGGCGGAGGAAATGCAGGCAATGCAGGCAATGCTGGCGGCGGGGGAGACAACAACCTGGCCTCATCGAATACGATGGGATTATCTGAGAATGACATTAAGATCATGGCCAACGCGGTTTATGGAGAAGCCCGGGGCGAGCCATTCGAGGGCCAGGTCGCCGTGGCAGCGGTTATTTTAAACCGGGTAAAGTCGCCAAGCTTCCCGAATACGCCGCACGGGGTTATTTTTCAGCCGCGGGCATTTACGGCCGTCGCAGACGGGCAAATTTGGCTCGAGCCGAACGAAAATGCCAGAAAAGCGGTCATCCAGGCCATCAACGGGTGGGATCCGACCGGCGGCTGTCTCTATTACTTTAACCCGAAAACGGCGACATCGCCTTGGATCTGGACACGGCCTCAGGTCAAGACCATCGGACAGCATATCTTCTGTATGTAAGCCGTTTTACAAGCAACCGGGGACTTGTCTTCGGTTGCTTCTTCACTTTGCAATGGGTTAGAATGAACGATAAATGATGAGTAAATTATGGTAATGACAATCCACGAAGTAAGGGGATAAGGACCTTGACGAAAACCGAATTTGAACACGGCACAGCCGGAGGAATGCGGATCCACGTGCTGCCTACACGCCGATTCAAGACATTTGCGATATCGCTTTACGCCGGAAGCCCTTTAGCCGAAGATACCGTCACAACGACCGCGCTGACACCGTTCGTGCTGCGCCGGGGGACCGTATCCTATCCCGAGACGAGAGCGTTCCGGGAGCGCCTTGAGCAGCTGTACGGAGCCGGCTTTGGCTTCGATATATATAAACGGGGCGATTATCAGATCGTTCACTTCCGGATGGACACGATTAATGATTCGTTCGTAAACAGTCCGGAGAGCCTGCTTTCTTCTTCGTTTGCATTTTTAGGCGAGGCCTTTACGGATCCGGTGCTCGAGAACGGCGCCTTCCGCAAAGCGTACGTGCAGACCGAGCGCGATACCGTAAGGAAGAAGCTTGAATCCATCGTGAATGATAAAATCCGCTATGCTGCCGAGCGCTGCATCGAGGTGATGTGCAAGGATGAGCCGTATCGCCTCCATCCGCTGGGAGAACGCAAGGATCTCGAAGGAATTACGCCGGAGGGGCTTTATCAGGCCTACCGGAAATGGCTGGATGAATCGGTGCTGGACCTGTACGTCGTTGGCGATACCAGCCTGGATGAAGTGAAGAAGCTCGTGGAGGAGCACTTCAAGCTGGACCGCACGAAGACCAAGGATTACAAGCCTTCGGTTACGCGCGCAGCGGCTAGAGATACCCAAACCGTCATCGAGCAGCTGGACATTAACCAGGGCAAGCTGAACATGGGGCTCCGCAGCACCATAACGTACGGGGATGACGAGTATGCCGCTGCGCTTTTATATAACGGCATTCTGGGCGGATATCCGCATTCGAAGCTGTTCGTCAACGTGCGCGAGAAGGCCAGCCTAGCATATTACGCCTCTTCCCGCTATGACGGACATAAGGGCATCGCCACGATACAGTCCGGCATTGAAGTTCAGAATTTCGATAAAGCGGTGGATATCATTCGGAAACAACTGGATGATATGGCACAGGGTGCCATTACGGATATCGAGATGTCCCAGACGAAGGCCATGATCCGGAATGTCATCAAGGAAATGCAGGATTCGGCCTTCGAGATGATCGCCTACGATTTCAACCGCCAGCTGTCCGGCAAGGAGCGCACGCCGGATGAGCTTCTCGATCAGGTGGATCGCATGTCCGCGGATGATGTGAAGCAGGCGGCCTCCGCATTTTCATTGGACACGATTTACTTCCTGAAAGGCCAAAAGGAGGAATAGCCCGTGGAACGCATTCATTATGACAACCTGCAGGAGACGCTGTATTACGAGGTGATGGATAACGGGCTGCGCGTCTATGTGCTGCCGAAGCCCGGATTCCAGAAAACCTATGCGACCTTCGCAACCAAATACGGTTCGGTGGACAATCACTTCAAGGTGGAGGGCGAGGCCGAGGTTCGGGTGCCGGATGGGATCGCGCATTTTCTCGAGCACAAAATGTTTGAGGAGCCCGAAGGCGATATTTTTGCGAAATTCGCTTCCAACGGAGCCTCCGCCAACGCCTTTACCAGTTTCGACCAGACCGTGTATCTATTCTCGGCTACGGATCACATCCACGAAAACCTGGAAACCTTGATCGATTTCGTTCAGAACCCCTATTTTACGGACCAGAACGTCGAGAAGGAGAAGGGGATTATCGGGCAGGAAATCAATATGTACCAGGATAACCCGGATTGGCGCGTGTATTTCGGGCTGATCGAGGCAATGTATAAGGTGCATCCCGTTCATATCGATATCGCCGGAACGGTGGAGTCCATCGGAACGATCACGAAGGAGGATTTGTACACCTGTTACAACGCGTTCTATCATCCAAGCAATATGCTGCTGTTCGTGGTCGGCGGGGTGGACCCCGAAGAAACGATGAATTTGATCCGCAGCAACCAAGCGCGGAAGACTTATGAACAGCAGGGAGCGATTGAGCGCATTTTCGATCCCGAGCCGACGGAGGTTGCCGAGAAGCGCCGCGAGAGCCGGCTTGCGGTATCGCTGCCGAAGTGCCTGTTCGGCTTCAAGGAGAAGGAGACGGGCTTGTCTGGAGAAGACCAGCTGCGCCGGGATTTGACCACCAAGCTGATGCTGGACCTTCTGTTCGGGGCGAGCACCGAGCTTTATCAGAAGCTGTATGAAGACGATCTGATCTCGGACAGCTTCGGACATGAATACAACAGCTCGCCGGAGTATGCGTTCTCCGCGGTCGGCGGGGATACGAAGGATCCGGACGCCCTGCTGGCCCGCATCCGCGAAGAAGTCGACAAGCTGAAGGCCAGCGGATTCCGGGAGGATGATTTCGAACGGGCGCGCAAGAAAAAAATGGGCGGTTACCTCCGCATGCTCAATTCCCCTGAGAACATTGCGCATGAATTTACGCGCTATCAGTTCCGCGGTGCCGACCTGTTTAAAGTGCTGCCGGTCTATGAATCGATCACGCTTGAAGAAGTAAACCGCCGCCTTCAGGAGCACGTCGACTGGAATCAGCTGGCTGTCTCGATTGTGGTGAGTCCGTAGGTGATGACAGGCATGGGAAAGGAAATGAAGCCGATCGGGGAGATGACGGTGCTTGTGACAGGCGCCAGCAGGGGAATCGGAGCGGCGATTGCCGAGCGCTTCGCGTCGGTTCGGATGAATGTGATCATCCACTATATGAATTCGCATGAAGCGGCGAATGAAGTGGCGAGGCGATGCCTTGAGCATGGCGCGCGGGTGCTTACGGTATCGGCGGACCTGCGCGACAAAGAGCAGATTATGCGAATGAAGGAAAAGCTCCAGAGCCACGGCATGGAGCCCGATATTCTGGTTAACAATGCCGGGGTATCCCACTACGGGCTGTTGTCCGACGTTACCGAAGCCGATTGGGATACCCTCATGTCCATAAATTTAAAAGGCATGTTTCTGTGCACCCAGGCATTCATGGGCCGGATGATCTCCCAACGGTTCGGGAGAATCATCAATGTGTCCTCCGTCTGGGGACTGTCCGGGGCCTCGTGCGAGGTGCTGTATTCCACGAGCAAAGGCGGCGTCAATGCGTTTACGAAGGCGCTGGCGAAGGAGCTTGCCCCTTCGGGAGTCACGGTTAATGCCGTTGCGCCCGGAGCGGTGGATACGTCGATGCTGGGGCATTTGGCCTCCGACGAGATTCGGATGCTCGAAGAGGAAATTCCGGCCGGCCGGTTGGCGCATCCGGATGAAATCTCATCGCTCGTATATTTTCTGGCGCTGCCCGAATCGGGTTATATAACCGGTCAAGTGATCAGCCCGAACGGCGGATGGGTGACGTAGGCGGCAATCGTGGTGTAATTCACCACTTATAAGGGTTTGATTACGGGGACATATTACTATTGGTTACTTCAATCTCAATTGCCACAACCAAAAGGAGGATTTCATCATGTCATCCGTAATCAAGAACTTTGATTCCTGGAAGAAATTCCTGGGCGAGCGTGTCGTGCAAGCGGAAAAAGCCGGCATGACCGAAGACACCATTTCACAGCTGGCGTATGAAATCGGCGACTTTCTCGATGAGAAGATCGACCCACAGAATGCTTCGAACCGTGCGATCAAGGAATTGTGGGACGTCGGCAGCGAAGAAGAGCGCCGCGTGATCGCCCGCCTGATGGTGAAATTGGCCAAACACAACGCCTAATACGCTTGCAAAAAGCCCCCTTGACAAGGGGCTTTTTGTCAAGATAAAAGAATGTAATTTTCATGTCACCGTTAATACTTGCCTTTCATTTTTATTTTATATATCATTAACGTGACCCATTAATCATTTGACTTGTTTTTTGTGGAAAATACAGGAGAATTGTCGAATATAGATGGAAAAGAAGTGCAAAGAGGTGTCTTTGTGGAATCGAATCAGTGGTACATGGAGTATAAAATACATAAAAACCGGCCGGGCCTCCTTGGCGATATCGCCTCCGTGCTCGGCATGCTGGAAGTGAACATTCTGACGATCAACGGCGTGGAAGGCCGTACTCGCGGTATGCTCCTTGAGACCGATGATGAAGAAAAAATCATCCTCATGGGTAAAATGTTAAATAAGGTTGCGAATATTACGGTAACAGCCTTAAGACCTCCCAAGCTGGTGGATATTTTGGCTGTCCGGCATGGACGATACATTGACCGGGACTCGGACGATCGTAAAACATTCCGTTTTACGCGCGATGAGCTCGGTTTACTTGTTGACTTTTTGGGTGAAATGTTCAAAAGGGAAGGAAATCAGGTGGTGGGACTTCGGGGGATGCCGCGCGTCGGCAAAACGGAGTCTATTATTGCGGGCAGCGTCTGCGCGATGAAGCGTTGGACCTTTGTTTCGTCAACCCTGCTGCGGCAGACGATCCGAAGTCAGCTTTCCGAGGATGAAATGAATCCGAATAACGTGTTTATCATCGACGGCATCGTCAGCACGATCCGCTCGAATGAACGTCATTATCAGCTGCTCCAGGACATTATGGGCATGGAAAGCACCAAGGTGATCGAGCATCCGGATATTTTCGTTCGCGAATCGGAATATTCTTATGATGATTTTGACATTATTATTGAATTGCGAAACAATCCGGACGAGGAAATCGTTTACGATACGTTCACAGGTTCATATAGTGACGATTTATAATATGTTCTTCGGACTACATAGTATTCTAAGTAGGAGGTGATGGCATGTCCGAACTGGGACAGCAATTGAGGGAGGCGCGTCTGCAAAAAGGGATGAGCCTTGATGACGTGCAGGAAATGACAAAAATACGCAAACGATACTTGGAAGCCATCGAGGCAGGGGATTACAAAGTACTTCCCGGCAGTTTTTACGTGCGGGCATTCATCAAAACCTATGCGGAAGCCGTGGGCATCAACCCGGAGGAGCTGCTGGAAGGTCATAAACAGGATGTTCCTAAAACGGAAGCGGAGCCGACGATGGAGCCGGTGATCCAGAAACGCGCCAGCCGGCCTGCAGGCGAACGGAATATGAAATGGCTGCCGACCCTGCTGATGTGGACGTTTCCCATCCTGATCGTCGTGGTGATCTATCTGGTTGCGACCCATTCCAATAAAACGGACGCGCCTCCGGTCAGCCAGAATGACCAGACGCAGACGGATCAGGGCCAGCAACAGCCGACTCAAACGCAGGGTGATGGCGGAGGCGCCAAGGGCAACGGAACGACGACAGGCGAAACCGGCGGTGACACGAACGGCGAAGGGACGGACGGCACGGACGGTACAGACGGTACGGATCCTGCTGACGGCACCGAAGGCACCGATAACACGGACAGCACCGATGGTACGGATGGCACGACTACGGATAATCCGGATGATGCGGTTCCAGGTCAAACGACGGTAACGCAGGATCGGACCGAAGGCAAGAGCACCATCTTCAAGGTAACCGGATCGAATGTGAAGGTCGAGCTTGTTGCAGGCAGCAACGCCCAGAGCTGGGTGGAAGTATACCGCGGAAAAAATTCGTCCGGGGAGAAGCTGTTTTTCGGGATGCTGGAGAACGGCGCTGCGATCAGCTATGATCTCGACAGTCAAGGCATGTACGTGAAGTCCGGCAACTCGACCGCAACGACGATCAAGGTAGGCGGGCAGACGGTGACCGACGGCAAGACGACGTCCCGCATCATTCTGGAGCCGGCTGAAGCCGCTACTGAATAATTGCATTGCTTCAAGGAAATGATACTAACGGCATGTTTGAATAAACATGCTGTTATTCACTTCCTGTCCAATGAGGTGATGTGGTATGACGGTCAACTGGATCGTGTTCGGATTAGGCGTAATTATCAGTCTCTTGGGATATTATTTGATTCCAGGCGACTGGGGATACGGTATTTTAGGCTTTGGACTGGCGTTGATCCTGCTCGGAATTCTGAGCATGTTCCGCCGCCCGATGCGTGAGCCGAAATCAAGACATTGACGTAGGATGGGCTTCGTGTTCGCCGGCCCGGCGGACAACGGGGTCTTTTTCGTTCCCGAAAAGTGGAGCTGCTGCCCTCCGTATATGTCATTCGGGATTAGACTTGCGGCCTCGTTTTACCTATAATAGAAGCAGCATAATGCAAGGAGGAAGGATTCACCATGGCTTCGGAAAATTCATTTGATATCGTATCCAAGATGGATATGCAGGAACTGAACAATGCGGTTAATCAGGCTGAACGGGAAATCGAGAACCGTTTTGATTTCAAGGGGAGCAAGAGCAGCCTGAAGCTCGAGAAGGACGCCCTGATCATCACGTCCGACGATGAGTACAAGCTGAATGCGGTCATCGATATTCTGCAGACGAAGATGATCAAGCGCGGCTTGTCGATCAAGAACGTCGAATACGGCAAAATCGAGCCGGCTTCCATGGGTACGGTCAGACAGCGGCTGGCCCTGAAGCAGGGGATCGATCAGGAGAACGCCAAGAAGATCAATATTCTTATCCGGGATTCCAAGCTCAAGGTCAAAAGCCAGATTCAGGGGGACCAAATCCGGGTAACCGGAAAGAGCAAGGATGATCTTCAGACGATCATGCAGCTGCTGCGCAAAGCGGATCTGCCGCTCGACCTGCAATTCACCAACTTCAAATAATCTATGGACGTTTCATCTGCATTCCTGCCGGCTTGCAGTTTGTTCTTTTGACAGGCCGTAATCGGAAAGATTATACTAAAAAACGATATATAAGAATTAACGTATACATAGATTACTGGGGGATGAATATGACGGAAAGCGTTCAGCGCTTCAGACCTTTTTGGCCCTTGGGAGGGGCGGCCTTGCCGCAAGAGATCCGCTCAGCCCTTTGTGGGGCTGCTGAAATTTCAAGACAACCCGATGCAAGGGAGGTTGCCCTATGAATTTACCCAACCGAATCACGCTTGCCCGTATATGCTTGATCCCTATCATGATGGTATTTTTGCTGGTGGATTTTGGTTTTTATCCGGATCCGATTGCTTGGCACGGCTTCGAGCTGCCGTACAATCAGCTGATCGCGGCGCTGATCTTCATCCTTGCTGCAAGCACGGACGGCATTGACGGGTATTTGGCCCGGAAGAACAACATGGTTACGAATCTCGGAAAGCTGCTGGATCCGCTGGCCGACAAGCTGCTCGTGGCGGCGATCCTCATTTCCTTAGTGGAGATGGGCAAATGCGATTCCTGGATTGCGGTTGTCATTATCAGCAGAGAGTTTGCGGTTACCGGTTTGCGCCAGATTGCTCTTCTTGACGGCGCGGTCGTCGCTGCCGGACAATCCGGCAAGATCAAGACCGTCATTCAGATTGTGGCGATCGTTGCGCTCCTGATCAACAACTTTCCGTTTGTGTTCCTCGGCATCCCATTCGATATCATTGCGATCTGGGCTGCTGCGGCCATTACGATTTATTCGGGAATCGAATACTTTGTCAAGAACAGACATCTGCTTGACGGCGCAGGAGCATAACAGCAATAGGAGCAATCCTATTGCTTTTTTCTTCCACGCTCCATGGCCGGCACCGCTCGAGTTATCATTTCGAGACTAAACATAGAAGAGTACAGGAGGGGCTATTATCGTATGAAAGCAGAGATCATTGCAGTCGGAACGGAATTGCTGCTGGGGCAGATCGTGAATACCAATGCCCAGTACTTGTCCAGAGAGCTTGCAGCCATGGGCATCGACGTATATTACCAGACCGTAGTCGGGGATAACATGGAGCGCTTGAAGGAAGCGCTCCGCCTGTCGAGCAGCAGAGCGGACATCGTCATCCTATCGGGCGGGCTCGGCCCTACCCAGGACGACCTGACGAAGGATGCGCTGGCTTCGCTGCTGAACCGGTCGCTGCATATCGACAGGATGGCCATGGACCGCATTGAGCGTTTCTTCCAGGACCGGGGCGTCGTTATGACCGAGAACAACCGCCGCCAGGCGATCGCCATCGAAGGGGGAACGCCGCTGCCGAACGAAACCGGGCTGGCCGTTGGCAATGCGATCACGCAGGACGGGACGCATTACATCGTATTGCCGGGACCGCCGAAGGAATTGATCCCGATGTTCGAGCAGCAAGCCAAGCCTTGGCTGCTCCAGCATGTGCTGACGGATGAGCTTCCGATCTACTCCAAGATGCTGAAGTTTGCCGGAATCGGGGAATCTGCCTTGGATGAGAGGCTTTCGGACCTGATCACCGAGCAGACCGACCCGACGATCGCGCTGTATGCGAAGGACGGTGAGGTGACCGTCCGCATCTCCACCAAGGCCGCAAGCGAGTCTGAAGCGATGGTCCGCCTGGATGAGCTGCAAGAGCGGATTCGCGAGCGCGGCCCAGAATTCATGTACGCCAGCGAGGATGTGCCGATCGAGAAGGTGATCGTCGA from Paenibacillus ihbetae includes:
- the yfmH gene encoding EF-P 5-aminopentanol modification-associated protein YfmH, with amino-acid sequence MERIHYDNLQETLYYEVMDNGLRVYVLPKPGFQKTYATFATKYGSVDNHFKVEGEAEVRVPDGIAHFLEHKMFEEPEGDIFAKFASNGASANAFTSFDQTVYLFSATDHIHENLETLIDFVQNPYFTDQNVEKEKGIIGQEINMYQDNPDWRVYFGLIEAMYKVHPVHIDIAGTVESIGTITKEDLYTCYNAFYHPSNMLLFVVGGVDPEETMNLIRSNQARKTYEQQGAIERIFDPEPTEVAEKRRESRLAVSLPKCLFGFKEKETGLSGEDQLRRDLTTKLMLDLLFGASTELYQKLYEDDLISDSFGHEYNSSPEYAFSAVGGDTKDPDALLARIREEVDKLKASGFREDDFERARKKKMGGYLRMLNSPENIAHEFTRYQFRGADLFKVLPVYESITLEEVNRRLQEHVDWNQLAVSIVVSP
- the ymfI gene encoding elongation factor P 5-aminopentanone reductase, whose amino-acid sequence is MTGMGKEMKPIGEMTVLVTGASRGIGAAIAERFASVRMNVIIHYMNSHEAANEVARRCLEHGARVLTVSADLRDKEQIMRMKEKLQSHGMEPDILVNNAGVSHYGLLSDVTEADWDTLMSINLKGMFLCTQAFMGRMISQRFGRIINVSSVWGLSGASCEVLYSTSKGGVNAFTKALAKELAPSGVTVNAVAPGAVDTSMLGHLASDEIRMLEEEIPAGRLAHPDEISSLVYFLALPESGYITGQVISPNGGWVT
- a CDS encoding DUF3243 domain-containing protein, coding for MSSVIKNFDSWKKFLGERVVQAEKAGMTEDTISQLAYEIGDFLDEKIDPQNASNRAIKELWDVGSEEERRVIARLMVKLAKHNA
- a CDS encoding DUF3388 domain-containing protein codes for the protein MESNQWYMEYKIHKNRPGLLGDIASVLGMLEVNILTINGVEGRTRGMLLETDDEEKIILMGKMLNKVANITVTALRPPKLVDILAVRHGRYIDRDSDDRKTFRFTRDELGLLVDFLGEMFKREGNQVVGLRGMPRVGKTESIIAGSVCAMKRWTFVSSTLLRQTIRSQLSEDEMNPNNVFIIDGIVSTIRSNERHYQLLQDIMGMESTKVIEHPDIFVRESEYSYDDFDIIIELRNNPDEEIVYDTFTGSYSDDL
- a CDS encoding helix-turn-helix domain-containing protein, translated to MSELGQQLREARLQKGMSLDDVQEMTKIRKRYLEAIEAGDYKVLPGSFYVRAFIKTYAEAVGINPEELLEGHKQDVPKTEAEPTMEPVIQKRASRPAGERNMKWLPTLLMWTFPILIVVVIYLVATHSNKTDAPPVSQNDQTQTDQGQQQPTQTQGDGGGAKGNGTTTGETGGDTNGEGTDGTDGTDGTDPADGTEGTDNTDSTDGTDGTTTDNPDDAVPGQTTVTQDRTEGKSTIFKVTGSNVKVELVAGSNAQSWVEVYRGKNSSGEKLFFGMLENGAAISYDLDSQGMYVKSGNSTATTIKVGGQTVTDGKTTSRIILEPAEAATE
- a CDS encoding YajQ family cyclic di-GMP-binding protein, with protein sequence MASENSFDIVSKMDMQELNNAVNQAEREIENRFDFKGSKSSLKLEKDALIITSDDEYKLNAVIDILQTKMIKRGLSIKNVEYGKIEPASMGTVRQRLALKQGIDQENAKKINILIRDSKLKVKSQIQGDQIRVTGKSKDDLQTIMQLLRKADLPLDLQFTNFK
- the pgsA gene encoding CDP-diacylglycerol--glycerol-3-phosphate 3-phosphatidyltransferase — encoded protein: MNLPNRITLARICLIPIMMVFLLVDFGFYPDPIAWHGFELPYNQLIAALIFILAASTDGIDGYLARKNNMVTNLGKLLDPLADKLLVAAILISLVEMGKCDSWIAVVIISREFAVTGLRQIALLDGAVVAAGQSGKIKTVIQIVAIVALLINNFPFVFLGIPFDIIAIWAAAAITIYSGIEYFVKNRHLLDGAGA
- a CDS encoding competence/damage-inducible protein A, yielding MKAEIIAVGTELLLGQIVNTNAQYLSRELAAMGIDVYYQTVVGDNMERLKEALRLSSSRADIVILSGGLGPTQDDLTKDALASLLNRSLHIDRMAMDRIERFFQDRGVVMTENNRRQAIAIEGGTPLPNETGLAVGNAITQDGTHYIVLPGPPKELIPMFEQQAKPWLLQHVLTDELPIYSKMLKFAGIGESALDERLSDLITEQTDPTIALYAKDGEVTVRISTKAASESEAMVRLDELQERIRERGPEFMYASEDVPIEKVIVDKMADRGLTLSAAESCTGGLVAESLTSVPGSATMFLGGIVSYTNEMKRKLVHIPQALLEGDDAPGAVSREVAQALAENIRLITDSDFGLSVTGVAGPGYAERKPVGLVYIGLAQRGRETEVHELNLQGNRETIRLRATKALLYRLWRRLVSEGSEQTQQDEV